A single window of Pyrus communis chromosome 10, drPyrComm1.1, whole genome shotgun sequence DNA harbors:
- the LOC137747035 gene encoding protein phosphatase 1 regulatory inhibitor subunit PPP1R7 homolog — protein MADQTETPPPGQNPVDHDDQTADDDPSSTVLDLTSFQLHDLDSVELSPSLTELDLTANRLTGLDPRIATLSNLKKLSLRQNLIEDAAVEPISGWDALSGLEELVLRDNKLGKIPDVSIFTKLLVFDVSFNEITSLHGLSKVTSTLKELYVSKNEVTKIEEIEHLHELLILELGSNRLRVMENLQNLTKLQELWLGRNRIKVVNLCGLKCIKKLSLQSNRLTSMAGFEECVALEELYLSHNGISKMEGLSTLVNLRVLDVSNNKLTSVEGIESLTMLEDLWLNDNSIESLEGFAEVLAGSREKLTTIYLEKNPCAKSPNYATTLRQIFPNIEQIDSHMFA, from the exons ATGGCCGACCAGACTGAAACGCCACCGCCGGGTCAGAATCCCGTAGATCACGATGATCAGACGGCGGACGACGATCCGTCCTCGACGGTCCTCGATCTCACCAGCTTCCAACTCCACGACCTCGACTCGGTCGAGTTATCACCGAGTCTAACGGAGTTAGACCTGACGGCGAACCGCCTCACCGGTTTGGACCCTCGGATTGCGACCCTCTCGAACCTCAAAAAGCTCTCTCTCCGCCAGAACCTCATCGAAGACGCCGCCGTCGAACCGATCTCCGGCTGGGACGCCCTCTCCGGTCTCGag GAGTTGGTGCTGAGGGATAATAAGCTCGGAAAAATACCTGATGTCAGCATATTCACGAAGCTTCTGGTTTTCGACGTTTCGTTCAACGAGATTACGTCGTTACATGGATTGTCCAAGGTCACCAGTACCCTCAAGGAGCTGTACGTGTCGAAAAATGAAGTCACCAAGATTGAAGAAATTGAGCACCTCCACGAGCTTCTGATTCTCGAGCTCGGTTCGAATCGATTGCGG GTGATGGAGAATTTGCAGAACTTGACAAAGTTGCAGGAGCTGTGGCTGGGGCGGAATCGGATTAAGGTGGTGAATTTGTGTGGGTTGAAATGCATCAAGAAGCTGAGCTTGCAAAGCAATCGGTTAACTTCGATGGCGGGATTTGAG GAGTGCGTTGCTCTAGAGGAGTTGTACTTGAGCCATAATGGCATTTCGAAAATGGAAGGCCTCTCAACGTTAGTCAACCTACGTGTCCTGGATGTATCAAATAATAAGCTAACATCGGTGGAGGGTATAGAAAGCCTAACAAT GTTAGAAGATCTATGGCTTAATGACAACAGCATAGAGTCACTTGAAGGCTTTGCCGAGGTTCTTGCTGGTTCAAGAGAGAAGCTCACTACCATCTATCTCGAAAAAAACCCATGT GCAAAGTCGCCAAACTATGCTACTACCCTGAGACAAATCTTCCCAAATATCGAGCAAATTGATTCTCATATGTTTGCATAA
- the LOC137748374 gene encoding lachrymatory-factor synthase-like — MALEKESKWEGKASAELKGPNAEQIWPLLEDFFGLHKWFPTLTTCLGVEGTSGVAGCVRFCAGFKTPVDPKSDQNQDQEKVNWTKQKLLSIDPANMTFSYSIIDGNVGFNSYISTVQVVPKDAGCTIVWNYEFEPVEGWRLEDLDLFIGTGLQVMASRMEASLQLQVE; from the coding sequence ATGGCACTTGAGAAAGAATCGAAATGGGAAGGCAAGGCAAGTGCAGAGCTAAAAGGCCCCAATGCAGAGCAAATTTGGCCTCTTTTGGAGGACTTCTTTGGCCTGCACAAGTGGTTCCCAACTCTCACAACTTGCCTTGGTGTTGAAGGCACATCGGGGGTAGCCGGGTGCGTGCGGTTCTGTGCTGGGTTCAAGACTCCGGTTGATCCTAAAAGTGACCAGAACCAAGACCAAGAGAAGGTGAACTGGACTAAGCAGAAGCTGCTGAGTATAGACCCAGCAAATATGACATTTAGTTACTCTATCATAGATGGGAATGTTGGGTTTAACTCGTACATTTCGACCGTTCAAGTGGTGCCGAAGGACGCCGGGTGTACGATTGTGTGGAACTATGAATTTGAACCAGTGGAGGGATGGAGGCTGGAGGATCTGGACCTGTTTATCGGCACTGGCTTGCAAGTCATGGCTAGCAGAATGGAAGCCTCTCTCCAGCTCCAAGTTGAATAA
- the LOC137748373 gene encoding cell division cycle protein 27 homolog B-like isoform X1 produces METILRDCVQHSLRDFMHRNAIFVCERLCAEFPSETNLQLLAGCYLQSNQAYAAYHILKGTQVAQSRYMFALSCFQMDLLSEAEAALCPANEPGAEVPNGAAGHYLLGLIYRYTDRRKSAIHHFKQALTIDPCMWTAYEELCVLGAAEEAAVVFGEAAVLSIQKQYLHHGLASQSLLTLNEDCSLVSGRNFSSEDVGQRQLKHVQGNNIRDLSGNSHVSLGGVSGHPVNGTSGSSFFNTPSPMPMQLSGVAPPALCRIGQPNGPNLSTGTDSSLKSNVNSTIQAPRRKFVDEGKLRKISSRLSFDSGNRRSNRLAAEAGANTNVSASVTAGNGTTNSSKYLGSSKLSSVARSLANRKGQPWPNENVDEGMRNETYDDSRSTTATVASGFTPSDTRYLEQEGATLSSTGGIINVSRVATGASEILSLLRTLGEGYRLSCMYRCQDALDVYLKLPYKHYNTGWVLSQVGKAYCELIDYSEADRAFSLARQASPYSLEGMDMYSTVLYHLKEDMKLSYLAQELISTDRLAPQPWVAMGNCYSLQKDHETALKNFQRAVQLNPRFTYAHTLCGHECVALEDFENGIKSYQTALRVDARHYNAWYGLGMVYHRQEKFEFSEHHFRTAFQINSRSSVIMTYLASALHALKRSEEALVMMEKAIRADKKNPLPMYHKASILMSLEKFDEALAVLEEVKEYSPRESSVYALMGKIYKRRNMHEKAMLHFGYALDLKPSATDVATIKADIEKLHVPDELDDE; encoded by the exons ATGGAAACGATACTTCGAGACTGTGTCCAGCACAGTCTCCGTGATTTCATGCACCGGAACGCCATTTTCGTATGCGAACGCCTCTGCGCCGAGTTCCCTTCCGAG ACGAATTTACAGTTGTTAGCTGGCTGTTACTTGCAAAGCAACCAAGCTTATGCTGCATATCATATTTTAAAGG GAACACAAGTGGCTCAATCCCGCTACATGTTTGCACTATCATGCTTTCAGATGGATCTTCTAAGTGAAGCAGAAGCAGCGTTATGTCCTGCTAATGAGCCTGGTGCAGAG GTTCCAAATGGCGCAGCGGGTCATTACCTTTTAGGGCTTATATACAG GTATACTGACAGAAGGAAAAGTGCCATCCATCACTTTAAGCAGGCTTTGACTATTGATCCTTGTATGTGGACTGCTTACGAAGAGCTGTGCGTATTAG GCGCTGCTGAAGAAGCAGCTGTAGTTTTCGGTGAAGCTGCCGTTCTTTCCATACAAAAACAGTATCTACATCATGGATTAGCTTCTCAAAGTTTACTTACCCTGAATGAGGACTGCAGTTTAGTTTCTGGCAGGAATTTTAGCTCCGAAGATGTTGGCCAGAGACAATTGAAACATGTTCAAGGAAATAATATAAGAGATTTGTCTGGAAATTCTCATGTTAGTTTGGGCGGAGTGTCTGGTCATCCTGTAAATGGCACTTCTGGTTCATCTTTCTTTAACACTCCTTCCCCAATGCCCATGCAG TTGTCAGGTGTTGCTCCACCAGCTCTCTGTAGAATTGGCCAGCCAAATGGCCCAAACCTGAGCACAGGTACTGATAGCTCTCTGAAGTCAAATGTGAACTCTACAATTCAAGCCCCCAGAAGAAAGTTTGTTGATGAAGGAAAACTCCGCAAG ATTTCAAGCAGGTTGTCTTTTGATTCTGGCAACCGGCGGAGCAATAGACTTGCTGCTGAAGCAGGGGCCAACACTAATGTCAGTGCCTCAGTGACAGCCGGAAATGGAACTACCAATTCATCTAAATATCTTGGAAGTTCCAAGCTGAGCTCTGTTGCACGTTCCTTGGCAAATCGCAAGGGGCAGCCATGGCCCAATGAAAATGTTGATGAAG GAATGCGCAATGAGACATATGATGATTCCCGTTCAACAACTGCGACAGTAGCTTCTGGTTTTACTCCTAGTGATACTAGATATCTTGAACAAGAAGGAGCAACCTTGTCAAGTACTGGTGGTATTATCAACGTTTCAAGAGTTGCCACTGGTGCTTCAGAAATATTGAGTCTTTTGAGAACCCTCGGGGAAGGCTATAGACTTTCCTGCATGTACAGATGCCAG GATGCACTCGATGTCTATCTCAAACTTCCATACAAGCATTACAATACAGGATGGGTGCTTTCCCAG GTTGGAAAAGCTTATTGTGAATTGATAGACTATTCAGAAGCTGATCGGGCCTTCAGTCTTGCCCGTCAGGCATCACCTTACAGTTTAGAAGGGATGGACATGTATTCTACAGTTCTTTAT CATTTGAAGGAAGATATGAAGTTAAGTTACCTGGCTCAAGAACTGATATCAACGGACCGCTTAGCTCCTCAGCCTTG GGTTGCAATGGGAAATTGCTATAGCTTGCAGAAAGACCATGAAACTGCTCTGAAAAATTTCCAGCGAGCTGTTCAACTTAATCCAAGATTCACATATGCGCATACCCTTTGTGGTCATGA ATGTGTTGCTCTAGAGGATTTTGAGAATGGAATAAAGAGTTATCAGACCGCACTTCGTGTTGATGCAAGGCATTATAACGCCTGGTATGGCCTTGGAATGGTTTATCATCGCCAAGAGAAGTTTGAGTTCTCGGAGCATCACTTCCGGACAGCTTTCCAAATCAATTCACGTTCTTCTGTTATTATGACTTATCTTGCCTCAGCATTGCACGCTTTAAAG AGAAGCGAAGAAGCTCTAGTGATGATGGAGAAGGCTATTAGGGCTGACAAGAAGAATCCACTTCCAATGTATCATAAGGCTAGTATACTAATGAGCTTAGAAAAGTTCGATGAAGCTTTAGCGGTCTTAGAGGAGGTTAAAGAATACTCTCCTCGTGAAAGTAGTGTCTACGCTTTGATGGGTAAGATCTATAAGCGGCGTAACATGCATGAGAAAGCAATGCTTCATTTCGGTTATGCATTGGATTTGAAACCATCCGCAACTGATGTCGCTACCATTAAG GCTGACATTGAGAAGTTACATGTACCTGATGAACTAGACGATGAGTAG
- the LOC137746955 gene encoding uncharacterized protein, with translation MDVGQHSSIQGPSGLSGSGCVSYYVYHELNFFYFALFSLESINFSLHQWYKVNLILEDETNEIDALIIGKCGEKLFGMSCKDLVLNQTLVDHQQLPNEFLRLIGQKKIFHLRFGNRRNNFNPNNVLIQNVTDDTTMQPATPLPLPREITGSSTTVSSSTSSAETTEQSNKRKRESIKRTLFTNNEQREMEEVSEADPREFDEVPIKLLKKKSSPTSGKLGTTPEKTN, from the exons atgg atgtcggccagcacagctcgattcagggtcccagtggactttctgggtcggggtgtgtcagttacTATGTATACCAtgagttgaattttttttactttgcgcTTTTCAGTTTagaatcaattaatttttcgCTCCATCAATG GTATAAGGTCAATCTGATACTCGAAGATGAAACCAATGAGATTGATGCTTTGATAATTGGAAAATGTGGTGAAAAACTTTTTGGCATGAGCTGCAAAGATTTGGTTCTGAATCAGACATTGGTGGACCATCAGCAATTACCAAATGAATTTCTTAGACTAATCgggcaaaagaaaattttccatCTGCGGTTTGGAAATAGAAGAAATAATTTCAATCCAAACAATGTCCTCATTCAGAATGTAACCGACGATACAACCATGCAACCAGCAACTCCACTGCCTTTGCCAAGAGAAATCACAGGGTCTTCCACGACGGTTTCGTCTTCTACTTCAAGTGCTGAAACTACTGAACAATCGAATAAAAGGAAGAGGGAATCAATCAAGAGAACTCTTTTCACCAACAATGAGCAAAG AGAAATGGAAGAAGTTTCAGAGGCGGATCCAAGGGAGTTTGATGAAGTTCCAATAAAGTTGCTCAAAAAGAAATCGTCACCAACTAGCGGAAAACTTGGTACCACTCCTGAAAAAACCAACTAG
- the LOC137747034 gene encoding SNW/SKI-interacting protein A-like, translated as MTSLKELIPPPAATTTTYYDHSNDPWFKQRFSSAEAERSAAVVKPNPVPQYLKRQGFVPRKVEDFGEGGAFPEIHIAQYPLGMGRDKLSKPGTKILPVSVDANGEIAYDAIVKQNENSRKIVYSQHKDIVPKILKDAEEEMEEDEDEEEQKAIEETTAETKAALEKIVNVRLSAAQPKNVAKQSSESQYIKYKPSQKSEAFNSGAKERIIMMNEMPVDPLEPPKFKHKRVPRASGSPPVPVMHSPPRPVTVKDQQDWKIPPCISNWKNPKGYTIPLDKRLAADGRGLQDVQINDNFAKLSESLYVAEQKAREAVAMRSKVQKEMLMKEKEKKEQELRALAQKARSERTGAAPPAAVPMASDRTAMDTDMRGDYERPTREKEMDYPKETREKEEERIGRDKIREERRKERERERRLEAKDVAVGKKSKITRDRDRDISEKVALGMASAGAGKGGEVMYDQRLFNQEKGMDSGFATDDQYNVYDKGLFTAQPTLSTLYRPKKDADSEMYGGADEQLDKIMKTDRFKPDRGFGGAAERAGPRDRPVEFEKDAVEEADPFGLDQFLTEVKKGGKKALDKVGTGGTMRASGGSSMRDDYEGGSSRTRIGFERGR; from the coding sequence ATGACGTCTCTGAAGGAGCTGATTCCGCCGCCGGCGGCAACCACAACGACTTATTACGACCACTCGAATGATCCGTGGTTCAAGCAGCGGTTCAGTTCGGCCGAGGCAGAAAGATCTGCAGCTGTCGTTAAACCTAATCCTGTGCCTCAGTACTTGAAGCGTCAAGGCTTTGTTCCTAGGAAGGTGGAGGATTTCGGGGAAGGCGGGGCTTTCCCAGAGATTCACATTGCTCAGTACCCTCTTGGCATGGGCAGGGACAAGTTGTCGAAACCTGGGACGAAGATTCTTCCAGTTTCGGTTGATGCGAATGGGGAGATTGCGTATGATGCTATTGTTAAGCAGAATGAGAACTCGAGAAAGATTGTGTATTCTCAGCATAAGGATATTGTGCCGAAAATTTTGAAGGATGCGGAAGAGGAgatggaagaggatgaggatgaggaggagCAGAAGGCGATTGAAGAAACGACGGCAGAAACAAAAGCTGCGCTTGAGAAGATTGTGAATGTGAGATTGAGCGCTGCACAGCCGAAAAATGTGGCCAAGCAGTCGTCAGAATCGCAATATATCAAGTATAAACCGTCACAGAAATCGGAGGCATTTAATTCTGGTGCCAAGGAGAGGATTATCATGATGAACGAGATGCCTGTGGACCCACTTGAGCCTCCAAAGTTCAAGCATAAGCGTGTTCCAAGGGCTTCTGGATCCCCACCTGTCCCGGTCATGCATTCCCCTCCTCGGCCAGTGACTGTGAAAGACCAGCAGGATTGGAAGATTCCACCTTGTATTTCAAACTGGAAGAACCCGAAAGGGTATACAATTCCATTGGACAAACGTCTTGCAGCTGATGGAAGAGGCCTTCAAGATGTTCAGATTAATGATAATTTTGCAAAGCTCTCTGAGTCTTTGTATGTTGCGGAGCAGAAGGCTAGAGAGGCAGTTGCTATGAGATCTAAGGTTCAGAAGGAAATGTtgatgaaggagaaggaaaagaaagagcaGGAGTTGAGGGCATTAGCTCAGAAAGCTCGTTCTGAGAGAACAGGTGCTGCGCCCCCTGCGGCTGTTCCAATGGCTTCTGACAGAACAGCCATGGATACTGATATGAGAGGGGATTATGAGCGTCCAACAAGGGAAAAGGAAATGGATTATCCGAAGGAgacaagagaaaaagaagaagagaggatcGGGCGGGACAAGATCCGCGAAGAGCGGcgcaaagagagagaaagggagagaaggTTGGAGGCCAAAGATGTAGCAGtgggaaagaaaagtaaaattacGAGAGATAGAGATCGTGATATTAGCGAGAAAGTTGCTCTTGGCATGGCTTCAGCGGGAGCAGGCAAAGGGGGAGAGGTTATGTACGATCAGAGGCTATTCAACCAGGAGAAAGGAATGGACTCCGGGTTTGCCACTGATGACCAGTACAATGTTTACGACAAAGGCTTGTTTACTGCTCAGCCGACACTCTCAACTCTATACAGGCCTAAAAAGGATGCTGATAGTGAAATGTATGGCGGCGCTGATGAGCAGTTGGATAAGATTATGAAGACTGATCGCTTCAAACCCGACAGAGGATTTGGAGGAGCTGCTGAGAGGGCAGGGCCAAGAGATAGACCAGTCGAGTTTGAGAAGGATGCTGTGGAAGAAGCTGATCCATTTGGTCTTGACCAGTTCTTGACAGAGGTGAAGAAGGGCGGCAAGAAAGCGCTTGATAAGGTTGGAACAGGAGGAACAATGAGAGCAAGTGGCGGCTCTTCCATGCGAGATGACTATGAAGGCGGCTCCAGCAGAACTCGTATTGGCTTTGAAAGGGGTCGCTAA
- the LOC137748373 gene encoding cell division cycle protein 27 homolog B-like isoform X2, translating into MDLLSEAEAALCPANEPGAEVPNGAAGHYLLGLIYRYTDRRKSAIHHFKQALTIDPCMWTAYEELCVLGAAEEAAVVFGEAAVLSIQKQYLHHGLASQSLLTLNEDCSLVSGRNFSSEDVGQRQLKHVQGNNIRDLSGNSHVSLGGVSGHPVNGTSGSSFFNTPSPMPMQLSGVAPPALCRIGQPNGPNLSTGTDSSLKSNVNSTIQAPRRKFVDEGKLRKISSRLSFDSGNRRSNRLAAEAGANTNVSASVTAGNGTTNSSKYLGSSKLSSVARSLANRKGQPWPNENVDEGMRNETYDDSRSTTATVASGFTPSDTRYLEQEGATLSSTGGIINVSRVATGASEILSLLRTLGEGYRLSCMYRCQDALDVYLKLPYKHYNTGWVLSQVGKAYCELIDYSEADRAFSLARQASPYSLEGMDMYSTVLYHLKEDMKLSYLAQELISTDRLAPQPWVAMGNCYSLQKDHETALKNFQRAVQLNPRFTYAHTLCGHECVALEDFENGIKSYQTALRVDARHYNAWYGLGMVYHRQEKFEFSEHHFRTAFQINSRSSVIMTYLASALHALKRSEEALVMMEKAIRADKKNPLPMYHKASILMSLEKFDEALAVLEEVKEYSPRESSVYALMGKIYKRRNMHEKAMLHFGYALDLKPSATDVATIKADIEKLHVPDELDDE; encoded by the exons ATGGATCTTCTAAGTGAAGCAGAAGCAGCGTTATGTCCTGCTAATGAGCCTGGTGCAGAG GTTCCAAATGGCGCAGCGGGTCATTACCTTTTAGGGCTTATATACAG GTATACTGACAGAAGGAAAAGTGCCATCCATCACTTTAAGCAGGCTTTGACTATTGATCCTTGTATGTGGACTGCTTACGAAGAGCTGTGCGTATTAG GCGCTGCTGAAGAAGCAGCTGTAGTTTTCGGTGAAGCTGCCGTTCTTTCCATACAAAAACAGTATCTACATCATGGATTAGCTTCTCAAAGTTTACTTACCCTGAATGAGGACTGCAGTTTAGTTTCTGGCAGGAATTTTAGCTCCGAAGATGTTGGCCAGAGACAATTGAAACATGTTCAAGGAAATAATATAAGAGATTTGTCTGGAAATTCTCATGTTAGTTTGGGCGGAGTGTCTGGTCATCCTGTAAATGGCACTTCTGGTTCATCTTTCTTTAACACTCCTTCCCCAATGCCCATGCAG TTGTCAGGTGTTGCTCCACCAGCTCTCTGTAGAATTGGCCAGCCAAATGGCCCAAACCTGAGCACAGGTACTGATAGCTCTCTGAAGTCAAATGTGAACTCTACAATTCAAGCCCCCAGAAGAAAGTTTGTTGATGAAGGAAAACTCCGCAAG ATTTCAAGCAGGTTGTCTTTTGATTCTGGCAACCGGCGGAGCAATAGACTTGCTGCTGAAGCAGGGGCCAACACTAATGTCAGTGCCTCAGTGACAGCCGGAAATGGAACTACCAATTCATCTAAATATCTTGGAAGTTCCAAGCTGAGCTCTGTTGCACGTTCCTTGGCAAATCGCAAGGGGCAGCCATGGCCCAATGAAAATGTTGATGAAG GAATGCGCAATGAGACATATGATGATTCCCGTTCAACAACTGCGACAGTAGCTTCTGGTTTTACTCCTAGTGATACTAGATATCTTGAACAAGAAGGAGCAACCTTGTCAAGTACTGGTGGTATTATCAACGTTTCAAGAGTTGCCACTGGTGCTTCAGAAATATTGAGTCTTTTGAGAACCCTCGGGGAAGGCTATAGACTTTCCTGCATGTACAGATGCCAG GATGCACTCGATGTCTATCTCAAACTTCCATACAAGCATTACAATACAGGATGGGTGCTTTCCCAG GTTGGAAAAGCTTATTGTGAATTGATAGACTATTCAGAAGCTGATCGGGCCTTCAGTCTTGCCCGTCAGGCATCACCTTACAGTTTAGAAGGGATGGACATGTATTCTACAGTTCTTTAT CATTTGAAGGAAGATATGAAGTTAAGTTACCTGGCTCAAGAACTGATATCAACGGACCGCTTAGCTCCTCAGCCTTG GGTTGCAATGGGAAATTGCTATAGCTTGCAGAAAGACCATGAAACTGCTCTGAAAAATTTCCAGCGAGCTGTTCAACTTAATCCAAGATTCACATATGCGCATACCCTTTGTGGTCATGA ATGTGTTGCTCTAGAGGATTTTGAGAATGGAATAAAGAGTTATCAGACCGCACTTCGTGTTGATGCAAGGCATTATAACGCCTGGTATGGCCTTGGAATGGTTTATCATCGCCAAGAGAAGTTTGAGTTCTCGGAGCATCACTTCCGGACAGCTTTCCAAATCAATTCACGTTCTTCTGTTATTATGACTTATCTTGCCTCAGCATTGCACGCTTTAAAG AGAAGCGAAGAAGCTCTAGTGATGATGGAGAAGGCTATTAGGGCTGACAAGAAGAATCCACTTCCAATGTATCATAAGGCTAGTATACTAATGAGCTTAGAAAAGTTCGATGAAGCTTTAGCGGTCTTAGAGGAGGTTAAAGAATACTCTCCTCGTGAAAGTAGTGTCTACGCTTTGATGGGTAAGATCTATAAGCGGCGTAACATGCATGAGAAAGCAATGCTTCATTTCGGTTATGCATTGGATTTGAAACCATCCGCAACTGATGTCGCTACCATTAAG GCTGACATTGAGAAGTTACATGTACCTGATGAACTAGACGATGAGTAG